GGCGAGAATGTCACCGGCCACCCCGTCGAGGCTCGCCGCATCGCTCACCGCCGGGCGGGAGGCGAGGCGCACCGGGCGCGGCGCCGGGATCGGGGAGACGGCGAGCGGTCCCGCGGGCATGTCCTCAGCCATCTCCTCCTCGGAGACCTCCTCGAGGCCCTGGAGCTCCAGCGGATCCTCGGTCAGCGCAAGCGTCTCGAGATCCTCCTCCTGCCCCTCCCCGGTGTCCTCCGGGAACAGGTCCGGTGCTGCGGACAGCGCGTCCTGCATGTCCGCTTGCGCCGGGACCTCGGGCGTGTAGGAGGTCAGCACCGGCTCGGCGATAAGCTCCATCGGCTGATCCTCTTCGGTGAGCGAGGCGGGCCGCGGCGCGAGGGTGAGGCGATCGGCAGGCGGCGCGGCGGAGCCGTCGGCGGTGACGGAATTCACCGCGAGCCCCTGGTGCATCGCGAGCTGGCCACCGGGATCCTCGGGCACGATGCGCGCCGACCCTTCGAGCGCCCGGATCACCGGCACGCCCGTCACGTCGCGCACGAGGAGCTGGTATCCCCAGATCCCGAGCCCGACGATGAGCGCGAGCGACACCGCCGCCCCCGACCATTGCGCCATCCCGAGGCGCGGACGCGCCCCCGCGGTGTCGTCATCGGCCATCATCGCCTCGACCGGCTGGGCCTGGCCGTACTGCGGCGCGGGGCCGCCATGGGCGAACTGTTGCGCAAAGCGCACATCATGGGGCGGGTGGAAGGCGGCATCGTACTGCGGCGCCCAGCCCTCCGCCGGGGCCGGCGCGTATCCTGCCGGGGGCATGCGCTCCCGCGCGGGATCGCGCCCATAGCCAGTGTCGGAGTGGAATCCGCCCATATACGGGGCGTGCCGTAAATCCTGCGCCATCTTTGCCTCTCACCGCTTCCCGCATTGTTTCTCGCGGGTTATGTCCTGCTCGTGAGGAACCGCGCGAAGGTCTTTGCCTTCTCTGCCTGATGCGGTCCGCTCCTGTCGCCGGTCGGGGACGCCGCGCTCAGCGCATCTCCTCGACCGGGGTCACGCCAAGAATACCAAGACCTGCGGAAATCACAACGGCCACGGCACGCGGCAGGGCCATTTTCGCCGCCGACGCCTCCGGGCTGTCCTGAAGGAAGCGCAGGCGCGTGTCCTCGTTGCCCTTGTTCCACAGCGCATGGAAGTCGGAGGCGAGTTCGTAGAGGTAGAAGGCGATGCGATGGGGCTCGTGGCCCTTCGCGGCGATCTCGACCTGGCGCGGGAAGTCGGCGAGCTTGCGCGCCACCGCGATCTCGGCGGGATCGTCGAACCGCGGCACATCCGTCAGCACCACGCCCTGCTCTTCCGCCTTGCGCAGCACGGAGCGCACGCGGGCATGGGCATATTGCACATAGAAGACCGGGTTGTCCTTCGATTGCTCGAGCACCTTGTCGAAATCGAAATCGAGCGGTGCGTCGTTCTTGCGCGTGAGCATGATGAAGCGGGTGACATCCTTGCCCGCCTGCTCCACCACGTCGCGCAGGGTGACGAAGGTGCCGGCGCGTTTCGACATCTTGAAGGGCTCGCCGTTCTTGAAGAGCTTCACGAGCTGGATGAGCTTGATATCGCAGGGCACCTTGCCGTCCGACAGGGCGGAGACCGCCGCCTTCATCCGCTTCACATAGCCGCCGTGATCGGCACCGAACACGTCAATGATCTCGTCGAAGCCGCGCTTCACCTTGTCGTAGTGATAGGCGATGTCCGGGGCGAAATAGGTCCAGGAACCGTCGGATTTCTTCACCGGACGATCGACATCGTCGCCATGGGCGGTGGACCTGAACAACGTCTGCTCCCGCGGCTCCCAGTCCTCGGGCGTCTTGCCCTTCGGCGGTTCGAGCACACCCTCGTAGATCAGGCCCTTCTCGTCGAGCTCCTTCAGCGCGGCCTCGATCAGCCCGGTGCCGTAGAGCGATTTCTCGGAGAAGAACACGTCCATCTCCACGCCCAGCGTCGCGAGATCGTCGCGGATCATGTCCATCATCCGGGCGGTCGCGAATTCGCGCACCTCCTCGAGCCAGTCGCCCTCGGGCTTGTCGAGCAGGCTCGTGCCATAGGTCTCCTTCAGCGCCTCGCCCACGGGACGCAGGTAGTCGCCCGGATACATGCCCTCGGCGATCTCGGGATTGAGCCCGTTGGCCTCGCGGTAGCGTTCGAAGGCCGAGCGCGCCAGCACGTCGACCTGCGCGCCGCCGTCGTTGATGTAATATTCGCGCGTCACGTCATAGCCCGCGAAATCCAGAAGCGAGGCCAGCGCGTCTCCGAACACCGCGCCGCGCGTGTGTCCGACATGCATCGGTCCGGTCGGGTTGGCGGAGACGTATTCCACATTCACCCTCTTGCCGCCGCCCATCCGCGAGCGGCCATAGCCCTCCGTCGTCAGTACGGTTCCGACAAGCTCCGACCAGATGCCGTCGGCGAGGCGCAGGTTGATGAAGCCGGGGCCGGCCACATCGACGCTCTCGATCCGGGGATCGGCGCCGAGCTTCTCCGCGAGCTTGCCGGCGATCTCGCGCGGGTTCGATTTCGCCGGCTTGGCGAGCACCATCGCGGCATTGGTCGCCATGTCGCCATGCAGCGGATCGCGCGGAGGCTCCACCGCGACGGCAGCGTAATCGAGGCCCGCGGGCAGCACGCCCTCCGAGACGAGCGCGGCGAGGCTGTCCATCACGAGGGCGCGGATGTCGGCGAAAAGGTTCATGGCGGTCCTATCGGGGGTCATCTTCTGTCAGGGCGTGGGTTTACCACGCCCGTTGGGCGCGTCAACGCCCCTGTCCTGCCCCGCGCTTCCCCCGGTGGCGGTCCCGCTGCCGTCCCCTGCGGCCAGACGCGCCGCCTCACGCCGGGAGGCGGAAGGTTTGGGCTTTTCCTTCGCCGGCTCCGGCGGGACAAGGGCCACGAGGCGCACGCCCGGCGCCATCCGTCCGCGCGCGGCCTGCAACCGCGCCTCCGTCAT
The nucleotide sequence above comes from Celeribacter indicus. Encoded proteins:
- a CDS encoding SPOR domain-containing protein, whose protein sequence is MPPAGYAPAPAEGWAPQYDAAFHPPHDVRFAQQFAHGGPAPQYGQAQPVEAMMADDDTAGARPRLGMAQWSGAAVSLALIVGLGIWGYQLLVRDVTGVPVIRALEGSARIVPEDPGGQLAMHQGLAVNSVTADGSAAPPADRLTLAPRPASLTEEDQPMELIAEPVLTSYTPEVPAQADMQDALSAAPDLFPEDTGEGQEEDLETLALTEDPLELQGLEEVSEEEMAEDMPAGPLAVSPIPAPRPVRLASRPAVSDAASLDGVAGDILAAIAGSGEMTASDVPAGDHLVQFGAFQNEEIARGEWERLNARFSDLMAGKTRVIESAESGGKTFYRLRAHGFADASDANRFCAAMTAMNAACVPTVQR
- the argS gene encoding arginine--tRNA ligase — encoded protein: MNLFADIRALVMDSLAALVSEGVLPAGLDYAAVAVEPPRDPLHGDMATNAAMVLAKPAKSNPREIAGKLAEKLGADPRIESVDVAGPGFINLRLADGIWSELVGTVLTTEGYGRSRMGGGKRVNVEYVSANPTGPMHVGHTRGAVFGDALASLLDFAGYDVTREYYINDGGAQVDVLARSAFERYREANGLNPEIAEGMYPGDYLRPVGEALKETYGTSLLDKPEGDWLEEVREFATARMMDMIRDDLATLGVEMDVFFSEKSLYGTGLIEAALKELDEKGLIYEGVLEPPKGKTPEDWEPREQTLFRSTAHGDDVDRPVKKSDGSWTYFAPDIAYHYDKVKRGFDEIIDVFGADHGGYVKRMKAAVSALSDGKVPCDIKLIQLVKLFKNGEPFKMSKRAGTFVTLRDVVEQAGKDVTRFIMLTRKNDAPLDFDFDKVLEQSKDNPVFYVQYAHARVRSVLRKAEEQGVVLTDVPRFDDPAEIAVARKLADFPRQVEIAAKGHEPHRIAFYLYELASDFHALWNKGNEDTRLRFLQDSPEASAAKMALPRAVAVVISAGLGILGVTPVEEMR